The following are encoded in a window of Mumia flava genomic DNA:
- the kynA gene encoding tryptophan 2,3-dioxygenase, which translates to MPADQDREQDLTGVRDNTRALEAEVVTDFSDRMTYAGYLDLDTVLSAQRPLSSPEHHDELLFIVQHQTTELWLKLVLHELESACALLRTDDLGPALKRIARVKHVQRTLAEQWSVLATLTPTEYAQFRDVLGNASGFQSFQYRAVEFVLGNKNAAMLRVFDAEPVHRAQLERLLVAPSLYDEFLRFLARSGYPIPADVLGRDVTKAWTYRDDLADVLTAIYADADANWSAYETCEELVDLEDNVQLWRFRHLRTVSRIIGSKRGTGGSSGVPFLRRALDLTFFPELFEVRTRIGSSG; encoded by the coding sequence ATGCCGGCCGACCAGGATCGGGAGCAGGATCTCACCGGGGTCCGCGACAACACCCGCGCGCTCGAGGCCGAGGTCGTCACCGACTTCAGCGACCGGATGACGTATGCGGGCTACCTCGACCTCGACACGGTGCTGTCCGCGCAGCGACCGCTCAGCAGCCCCGAGCACCACGACGAGCTGCTGTTCATCGTCCAGCACCAGACCACCGAGCTGTGGCTCAAGCTGGTGCTGCACGAGCTCGAGAGCGCCTGCGCACTGCTGCGCACCGACGACCTCGGGCCGGCGCTGAAGCGGATCGCGCGGGTCAAGCACGTCCAGCGCACACTGGCCGAGCAGTGGTCCGTGCTGGCGACGCTCACCCCCACCGAGTACGCGCAGTTCCGCGACGTGCTCGGCAACGCCAGCGGGTTCCAGTCGTTCCAGTACCGCGCCGTCGAGTTCGTGCTCGGCAACAAGAACGCCGCGATGCTCCGGGTCTTCGACGCGGAGCCGGTCCACCGCGCGCAGCTCGAGCGGCTGCTGGTGGCGCCGAGCCTGTACGACGAGTTCCTCCGCTTCCTCGCCCGGTCGGGCTACCCGATCCCGGCCGACGTCCTCGGGCGCGACGTCACGAAGGCCTGGACGTACCGCGACGACCTCGCCGACGTGCTCACCGCGATCTACGCCGACGCCGACGCGAACTGGTCGGCGTACGAGACCTGCGAGGAGCTCGTCGACCTCGAGGACAACGTGCAGCTGTGGCGGTTCCGGCACCTGCGGACCGTGTCGCGCATCATCGGCTCCAAGCGTGGCACCGGCGGGTCCAGCGGCGTCCCCTTCCTGCGGCGGGCGCTCGACCTCACGTTCTTCCCCGAGCTGTTCGAGGTCCGGACCCGGATCGGGTCGTCCGGGTGA
- a CDS encoding amidohydrolase — protein MTAGLGGARLLGVVDHHVHAQLVDLAGMPEGGVVAVVDLGGRPESLRDLAARARDDDRLPRVHYAGAFLTVPGGYPSTRTWCPPGAARIVRSAADAAEAVAEQVGLGSSCVKLALNADAGPVPEPVVVHAVVEAAHAHDVDVVAHVEGPTTVRSAADAGVDVLAHTPWTERVDDLLVARLASSGQRWISTLDIHRGIPVARARALDNLRRFHAVGGRVLYGTDLGNGDLPVGRNDREVAALHEAGLDDAAVAAALTDPWPARRPATDR, from the coding sequence GTGACGGCCGGGCTCGGCGGAGCCCGGCTCCTCGGCGTCGTCGACCATCACGTGCACGCCCAGCTGGTCGACCTGGCCGGGATGCCGGAGGGGGGCGTGGTGGCGGTGGTCGACCTCGGCGGTCGTCCCGAGTCGTTGCGCGACCTCGCCGCACGCGCTCGTGACGACGACCGGCTCCCCCGCGTGCACTACGCCGGCGCGTTCCTCACGGTGCCAGGCGGATATCCCAGCACCCGGACGTGGTGCCCACCCGGTGCGGCCCGTATCGTGCGCTCGGCCGCCGACGCCGCCGAGGCCGTCGCCGAGCAGGTCGGGCTCGGCTCCTCCTGCGTCAAGCTCGCCCTCAACGCGGACGCCGGGCCGGTGCCCGAGCCGGTGGTCGTCCATGCGGTGGTGGAGGCCGCGCACGCGCACGACGTCGACGTCGTGGCGCACGTGGAGGGCCCGACGACCGTACGGTCGGCCGCGGACGCCGGCGTCGACGTCCTGGCCCACACGCCGTGGACCGAACGGGTCGACGACCTGCTCGTCGCTCGGCTGGCATCGTCCGGGCAGCGGTGGATCTCCACGCTCGACATCCATCGCGGCATCCCCGTCGCCCGAGCGCGTGCCCTCGACAACCTGCGGCGCTTCCACGCCGTCGGCGGCCGCGTGCTCTACGGGACCGACCTCGGCAACGGCGACCTCCCGGTCGGGCGCAACGACCGTGAGGTCGCCGCTCTGCACGAGGCGGGTCTGGACGACGCCGCCGTCGCTGCGGCGCTCACCGACCCGTGGCCGGCTCGACGGCCGGCCACGGACCGGTGA
- a CDS encoding phosphatase PAP2 family protein, with product MLLVGRGQLVDPRTRGASPARGARRRIAVGRELVLLALLYAGYSLTRLLADDDLGSARARADAILGMESWAGVDVEVWTVDLVIAHPAAAVAASFWYATTHYVVTAAVVGWLLLCRPDAYVRLRRTLVLATVAALGCYLLLPTAPPRLTGGYHDVLATTSGVGWWGTDASAPEAFAGSTNELAAFPSMHAGWALWVALVALEVTTSRAVRVAALLYALITAVVVVATANHWVLDVVVGLVLVLLARSVVVHLDHRTAGSSARGRREARAR from the coding sequence ATGCTGCTCGTCGGCCGGGGCCAGCTCGTCGACCCACGGACCCGGGGTGCGTCTCCCGCGAGGGGTGCGCGCCGCCGGATCGCCGTCGGTCGCGAGCTCGTCCTGCTCGCCCTCCTGTACGCGGGGTACAGCCTGACCCGCCTGCTCGCGGACGACGACCTCGGGTCCGCCCGCGCCCGCGCCGACGCGATCCTCGGGATGGAGTCGTGGGCCGGGGTCGATGTCGAGGTCTGGACGGTCGACCTGGTGATCGCCCATCCCGCGGCCGCGGTCGCCGCCTCGTTCTGGTACGCCACGACGCACTACGTCGTGACGGCGGCGGTGGTGGGCTGGCTGCTGCTGTGCCGACCCGACGCGTACGTCCGGTTGCGCCGGACCCTCGTGCTCGCCACCGTGGCCGCCCTCGGGTGCTACCTGCTGCTGCCGACCGCGCCGCCCCGGCTCACCGGCGGCTACCACGACGTGCTCGCGACGACCTCCGGCGTCGGCTGGTGGGGCACGGACGCGTCCGCGCCGGAAGCCTTCGCGGGGTCGACCAACGAGCTCGCGGCCTTCCCGTCGATGCACGCGGGCTGGGCGCTGTGGGTCGCCCTCGTGGCGCTGGAGGTGACCACGTCGCGCGCCGTGAGGGTGGCGGCCCTCCTCTACGCGCTGATCACGGCGGTCGTCGTGGTCGCCACCGCGAACCACTGGGTCCTCGACGTCGTCGTCGGTCTGGTGCTGGTCCTCCTGGCACGCTCCGTCGTGGTGCACCTCGACCACCGCACCGCGGGCTCGTCGGCTCGGGGGCGTCGGGAGGCGCGCGCACGCTAG